The Acidithiobacillus ferrooxidans ATCC 23270 genomic interval ACACCGGCCGCGGCCAGATTCAGCCCACTGGTATCCGGGCGCTTACCCGTCGCCACCAGCAGCAGATCACAGGCATAATTCGCCGCCTCGTCGCCTGACTGGTAACGCACCTCCAACTGGCCGGGTTGCCCCGCGACCTCCGTCACCTTGACTCCGGTCAGCACCTGCAAACGCAGGCTGTTATGGGCGATGGCCTTCATCAACTGTTCGGCGACTTCCTTTTCCATCTCGGCCACCGGCCGTGGCAGGGCTTCCAGTACCCGCACTTCGGCGCCGAAGTCGTGGAACATCTGCGCCATTTCCATACCGATGGCGCCGGCGCCGATGACGCAGAGGCGCGCGGGCGGCTGTTTCAGGTTCCAGACCGTATCGGAAGTCACCGCCGCACCACTCTTCAACGCGTCCTGAATGCCGGGAATCGGCGGCACAAAGGCGGGTGCGCCCGTAGCAATGACACAGGCTCCGAAGGTCAGGGTCCGCGCATCCTTGCCGCTGATCTCGACGCTGTGGTCACCGGTGAAACGGGCATAGCCTTCCAGCACCTGAATTTTCACACCCTGATCGGTTTTCAGGGCCATTTCTCCGCGGGTCTGGAGAATACCGCGCCGATGCTGTTCCAGTTGTGCCCAATCCAGCCTGGGAGTGCCCAGGGTAATGCCCATCGCCGCGTCGTGCTCGCGGTCGCGGATGCGATCCGCAGCAGCGCGCCAAGCCTTGGAGGGAATGCAGCCCCGCCACAGACATTCGCCGCCCGGCAGGGGCGCATCGTTGACCATGGCCACCCTGATACCGTTCTCTGCGAGCTCGCGGGCGCAGTCTTCGCCGCCGGGGCCTGCGCCGATGACCAGCACTTGCACGTCGTAATCCCCTTCGGGAATCACCGGGCCGCCGCTACCCAGCCAGTTCTCGGGATGCTCAATGGCCTGTTTCAGGTCATTGAGGAACAGCGCCGCCTCGGCGCCATTGACCACCCGGTGGTCTGCCGTGATGGTGATGGGCATGCCTTCGGGTCCATTCCCGGCGATCGCAATGATGGCCGCCGTCCCCGGGGTGACGATGGCATCGAACTGGGCAATGCCGTACATCCCCATGTTCGAGATGGTAAAGGTAGGGTTGGTATATTCAGGTGGACTGAGACGACGTTTGCGCGCCTTCTCCAGCAATGAGGTCCACTCCGTCTGCAACTGCTCCGGCGTCTTGCCTTCGACACCGCGCAGGACAGGCACAATCAGACCACCGTCTTCCGTAGTCGCGGCAATGCCGATGTCATGCTGACTGCGTTCGACAATCTTATCCACAGGCTGATAAGCGGCATTCACCAGAGGGTGTCGGTGCAACGCCTGCGAAGCGGCCTTGGCGATCGCCACCGTGACGGAAAGCTTGTGTGCCTTGGCGGCGCGGATCAGCGCCTCGGGCCTGACCTGCACGGTGACATGAAAAACCGGAATACTCAGGGAAGCGGCCATCGCCTGGCTGATCGCTCTTTCGATGGCCGTCATGGCGCGGCCGTTACCGGGCACCGCGGGCTCGGCAGTACCGCTCGACGCGACCGGGGCTGCACGGCCACCAGCAGCGCCGAGAACATCTGCGGCGACGATCACGCCCGCTGGCCCCGTACCGCGCAGCCCGTTGATATCCACACCTCGCTGGCCCGCCAACTGCCGGGCAAAGGGGCTGGCGGCCCCTTGCTGCGGACGCGGCGCCGGATCTGCGCCCGGTACTGGGCCAGACATGGCGGCAGCAGGCAAGGGAGTCGCTACCGGCGCCGATGTCGCATCGGGCTGGCGCAGCCCTCCGTCATGGACAGCGTTTTCGTGGCTTACCTGCTCCGGTGACTCCACTAGCCAGGCGATGGCCTCTCCTACGGGCACCACCGCATCCACGGCCACCAAAGGACCCGACAGGTATCCCTCACGGAACACTTCCACGTCCATGATGGCCTTGTCCGTTTCCACCGTCGCCACCACATCCCCGCGCTGTATCCTGTCCCCCGGTGCCTTTTCCCAGGATACCAGCACACCTTCGGTCATGGTGTCGGAGAGCTGCGGCATCTTCACCGCATAGCCCTCAGGGGCGGGTGGCGTAGCGGATGCCGGCCCCGTCGGCACGACCGCAGGCGCTGCAGGAACAGGCGCTGCCACCGTTTCCACCGCGCTATCGGTGATATAGCCGATAGTCCCGCCCACCGGAATGACACTGTTGGCCTCGGCCAGGGGCCCCGCCAGGTAACCGGAACGAAACACCTCGACATCCATGATGGCCTTGTCCGTTTCCACCGTCGCCACCACGTCGCCACGCTCTACCCGCGCGCCCGCAGGCTTCTCCC includes:
- a CDS encoding FAD-dependent oxidoreductase; its protein translation is MAEPYVIKMPQLSDTMTEGVLVSWEKPAGARVERGDVVATVETDKAIMDVEVFRSGYLAGPLAEANSVIPVGGTIGYITDSAVETVAAPVPAAPAVVPTGPASATPPAPEGYAVKMPQLSDTMTEGVLVSWEKAPGDRIQRGDVVATVETDKAIMDVEVFREGYLSGPLVAVDAVVPVGEAIAWLVESPEQVSHENAVHDGGLRQPDATSAPVATPLPAAAMSGPVPGADPAPRPQQGAASPFARQLAGQRGVDINGLRGTGPAGVIVAADVLGAAGGRAAPVASSGTAEPAVPGNGRAMTAIERAISQAMAASLSIPVFHVTVQVRPEALIRAAKAHKLSVTVAIAKAASQALHRHPLVNAAYQPVDKIVERSQHDIGIAATTEDGGLIVPVLRGVEGKTPEQLQTEWTSLLEKARKRRLSPPEYTNPTFTISNMGMYGIAQFDAIVTPGTAAIIAIAGNGPEGMPITITADHRVVNGAEAALFLNDLKQAIEHPENWLGSGGPVIPEGDYDVQVLVIGAGPGGEDCARELAENGIRVAMVNDAPLPGGECLWRGCIPSKAWRAAADRIRDREHDAAMGITLGTPRLDWAQLEQHRRGILQTRGEMALKTDQGVKIQVLEGYARFTGDHSVEISGKDARTLTFGACVIATGAPAFVPPIPGIQDALKSGAAVTSDTVWNLKQPPARLCVIGAGAIGMEMAQMFHDFGAEVRVLEALPRPVAEMEKEVAEQLMKAIAHNSLRLQVLTGVKVTEVAGQPGQLEVRYQSGDEAANYACDLLLVATGKRPDTSGLNLAAAGVALGDRAVIAVDASGRTNVPHIYAVGDVIGGYMLAHTAGQQGRVAAASLLGHSARYEAAKDCGVTFTRPQCAFVGLSLEQARAEGIDAVEVKVPLSIDAKAMMTGETDGLIKIVADKISHRIVGVHFLADHADTLVGEAVMMVSAGLTLEQVAGAIHPHPTQTELFGEMARRLLSRLRRSARAAS